A region from the ANME-2 cluster archaeon genome encodes:
- a CDS encoding epoxyqueuosine reductase QueH: MNINVGELNMEMLLHICCAPCATYTVRALRDEGFEPVGYFYNPNIHPFTEYRRRLETLQQYAEVVKLDVVYRDEYMLEEFIKQAFEVEDRCHLCYTLRLEAAARQASDMGIPVYTSTLLISPYQKHEMIKDIGEGLASEYGVDFFYRDYRPGYKETYQLCRDLELYRQPYCGCIFSEKDRYYRKLVEK, translated from the coding sequence ATGAATATTAACGTTGGTGAACTGAACATGGAAATGCTGCTCCACATATGCTGTGCCCCCTGCGCCACCTATACGGTACGGGCACTGCGGGACGAAGGTTTCGAGCCGGTAGGCTATTTCTATAATCCCAACATCCATCCATTCACCGAGTACCGTCGCCGGCTGGAGACACTGCAGCAGTATGCTGAGGTCGTGAAACTGGATGTGGTGTACCGTGATGAGTACATGCTTGAAGAATTTATAAAACAGGCGTTTGAAGTGGAAGACAGGTGCCACCTCTGCTACACCCTCAGGCTGGAGGCAGCAGCCAGACAGGCATCTGACATGGGCATTCCTGTGTACACGTCTACCTTGCTCATTTCCCCTTACCAGAAACATGAGATGATAAAAGATATCGGCGAGGGTCTTGCATCAGAATACGGGGTGGATTTTTTTTACCGGGATTACCGTCCCGGGTATAAGGAAACCTACCAGCTGTGCAGGGACCTGGAACTGTACCGCCAACCTTATTGCGGATGTATCTTTAGTGAAAAGGACAGGTATTACCGAAAATTAGTAGAGAAATGA